Proteins from one Microbacterium hatanonis genomic window:
- a CDS encoding serine hydrolase — protein sequence MRGSPRRTRSAARSFTSTLRALDAVAASGARVSVRVDDLDRGTPVLAGDDFDTHPVGGLGVVPLLIEVAAAFEEGRLDPLEIVDRAGLEQVGVAGIWQHLKIPALPLVDAAVLAAAAGDALATNALLERVGLPAVRTRIESLGLDRSALLDRFRDARGPDDAPQVALASARELAQLFSALVNSKAVSPGVSAQVSEWLSLNHDLSLVASATGLDPFAHEHDEHELLFVNKTGRGAGVRAEAGVLAGPRAGVAYALIVCFDDLSITHRLRAHDAFRTLGVELMEYVY from the coding sequence ATGCGGGGTTCGCCGCGTCGCACGCGCTCCGCCGCGCGGTCGTTCACGTCGACGTTGCGGGCGCTCGACGCCGTTGCCGCCTCCGGTGCGCGTGTGTCCGTGCGCGTCGACGATCTCGATCGCGGCACCCCGGTGCTCGCCGGCGACGACTTCGATACGCACCCCGTCGGAGGTCTCGGCGTGGTCCCCCTTCTGATCGAGGTGGCGGCGGCGTTCGAGGAGGGCCGACTCGACCCGCTCGAGATCGTCGATCGAGCGGGCCTCGAGCAGGTGGGCGTCGCGGGGATCTGGCAGCATCTGAAGATCCCCGCCCTCCCGCTCGTCGACGCGGCCGTGCTGGCCGCCGCCGCCGGCGACGCGCTCGCGACCAACGCGCTCCTGGAGCGGGTCGGACTGCCGGCGGTGCGCACCCGCATCGAGTCGCTGGGACTCGATCGATCGGCGCTGCTCGATCGGTTCCGCGACGCTCGCGGGCCCGACGACGCGCCCCAGGTCGCCCTCGCCTCGGCCCGCGAGCTGGCGCAGCTGTTCTCAGCGCTCGTGAACTCGAAGGCCGTGAGCCCCGGGGTCAGCGCGCAGGTGTCGGAATGGCTGAGCCTCAACCACGATCTGAGTCTCGTGGCGTCGGCCACCGGGCTGGATCCGTTCGCTCACGAGCACGACGAGCACGAGCTGCTGTTCGTCAACAAGACCGGCCGCGGCGCCGGCGTGCGCGCCGAGGCCGGCGTGCTCGCCGGGCCCCGGGCGGGTGTCGCCTACGCGCTCATCGTCTGCTTCGACGACCTGTCGATCACGCACCGGCTGCGCGCTCACGACGCGTTCCGCACCCTGGGTGTCGAACTCATGGAGTACGTGTACTGA
- a CDS encoding M13 family metallopeptidase — MTDSPRSGLALDELSDEIRPQDDLFRHVNGQWLERTEIPDDKARWGAFHVLAEQAESHVRTIIEESQDAEPGTETRKIGDLFASFTDTARIAELGAAPIADQLALVDGIDDVASFLRTVGRLERDGVNGLIELYVEPDPGNPQRYVPFLIQGGLSLPDESYYRLDNFAEVRTAYRAHIERILALAGVAEPAASADRVFALETDIATHHWDKVRSRDAVATYNLRTWEETVALAGVDLGPWLEAIAPGHADAFAEVVLYQPSFIEALQTVLTAERIDDWKAWLRFKIVHAAAAFLSDEFVAENFAFYGTQLTGVPVNRERWKRGVSLVEAALGEAVGRVYVERHFPPSAKEAMDELVANLIEAYRQSISDLEWMSPETRERALAKLDAFTPKIGYPVKWRDYSGLEVDATDLVGNVRRAHVFEHDRQLGKVGQPIDRDEWLMTPQTVNAYYNPLMNEIVFPAAILQYPFFDADRDAAANYGGIGAVIGHELGHGFDDQGSRFDGDGSLRDWWTDADRTAFEQRTRALIDQYDELVPRGLSEEHKVNGELTIGENIGDLGGLGIAIRAYRLSLQPSASAGSQEAPVEAPVIDGLTGIQRLLISWAQVWQQKGRDAETIRLLTIDPHSPNEFRCNQIVRNIDAFYDAFDVTEADDLWLDPDRRVTIW; from the coding sequence TCGACGAGCTGAGCGACGAGATCCGCCCCCAGGACGACCTCTTCCGCCACGTCAACGGACAGTGGCTCGAGCGCACCGAGATCCCCGACGACAAAGCGCGGTGGGGCGCCTTCCACGTGCTGGCCGAGCAGGCCGAGAGCCACGTCCGCACGATCATCGAGGAGTCGCAGGACGCCGAGCCCGGCACCGAGACCCGCAAGATCGGCGACCTCTTCGCCAGCTTCACCGACACCGCGCGCATCGCCGAACTCGGGGCCGCCCCCATCGCCGATCAGCTCGCGCTCGTCGACGGCATCGACGACGTCGCGTCGTTCCTTCGCACCGTGGGCAGGCTCGAGCGCGACGGCGTCAACGGTCTGATCGAGCTCTACGTCGAGCCCGATCCCGGCAACCCGCAGCGCTACGTGCCCTTCCTCATCCAGGGCGGGCTGTCCCTCCCCGACGAGAGCTACTACCGCCTCGACAACTTCGCCGAGGTGCGGACGGCGTACCGCGCCCACATCGAGCGGATCCTGGCCCTCGCGGGCGTCGCCGAGCCCGCAGCATCCGCCGATCGTGTCTTCGCCCTCGAGACCGACATCGCCACGCACCACTGGGACAAGGTGCGCAGCCGCGACGCGGTCGCCACCTACAACCTGCGCACCTGGGAAGAGACCGTTGCGCTCGCCGGTGTCGACCTCGGCCCGTGGCTCGAGGCCATCGCGCCCGGGCACGCCGACGCCTTCGCCGAGGTCGTGCTCTACCAGCCGAGCTTCATCGAGGCGCTGCAGACGGTGCTCACCGCCGAGCGGATCGACGACTGGAAGGCGTGGCTGCGATTCAAGATCGTCCACGCCGCCGCGGCGTTCCTCAGCGACGAGTTCGTCGCCGAGAACTTCGCGTTCTACGGCACGCAGCTCACCGGCGTGCCCGTGAACCGCGAGCGGTGGAAGCGCGGGGTCAGCCTCGTCGAGGCGGCCCTCGGCGAGGCCGTCGGCCGTGTGTACGTCGAGCGGCACTTCCCGCCGTCGGCGAAGGAGGCCATGGACGAGCTGGTCGCGAACCTCATCGAGGCCTACCGGCAGTCGATCTCCGACCTCGAGTGGATGAGCCCCGAGACCCGCGAGCGCGCGCTGGCGAAGCTCGACGCGTTCACGCCGAAGATCGGCTATCCGGTGAAGTGGCGCGACTACTCCGGCCTCGAGGTCGACGCGACCGACCTGGTGGGCAACGTGCGCCGGGCGCACGTGTTCGAGCACGACCGCCAGCTCGGCAAGGTCGGTCAGCCGATCGACCGCGACGAATGGCTGATGACGCCGCAGACGGTGAACGCCTACTACAACCCGCTGATGAACGAGATCGTGTTCCCCGCGGCCATCCTGCAGTACCCGTTCTTCGACGCCGACCGCGACGCTGCGGCGAACTACGGCGGAATCGGCGCCGTCATCGGGCACGAGCTGGGTCACGGCTTCGATGACCAGGGCAGCCGCTTCGACGGCGACGGATCGCTGCGCGACTGGTGGACCGACGCCGACCGCACCGCTTTCGAGCAGCGCACGCGCGCGCTCATCGACCAGTACGACGAGCTGGTGCCGCGCGGTCTGTCGGAGGAGCACAAGGTCAACGGCGAGCTCACGATCGGCGAGAACATCGGCGACCTGGGTGGCCTCGGGATCGCCATCCGCGCCTACCGGCTCTCGTTGCAGCCGTCGGCCTCGGCGGGTTCGCAGGAGGCCCCGGTCGAGGCTCCGGTCATCGACGGCCTCACCGGCATCCAGCGACTGCTCATCAGCTGGGCGCAGGTCTGGCAGCAGAAGGGGCGCGACGCCGAGACGATCCGCCTCCTCACGATCGACCCGCACTCGCCGAACGAATTCCGCTGCAACCAGATCGTCCGCAACATCGACGCGTTCTACGACGCGTTCGACGTGACCGAGGCCGACGACCTGTGGCTCGACCCCGATCGTCGGGTCACCATCTGGTAA
- a CDS encoding PaaX family transcriptional regulator, whose protein sequence is MMSTALGGETIAVRRVSPARQVLTLFGDYWWQVPEALPTGAALRALGDQGVKEPAARAALARLVEIGLLSTEREGRRTSHRLTERGAAVIDDEARWLDAFGVREPEWDGTWTVVAFSIPESHRALRHTSRSRLRWLGFAPLYDGVWISARVPASDALAQLTELGVADATAMRTHLERSGGASPRSAWNLDEIRGHYEAFGAVLDASETPTSGADALALRSRLMLGWQSFRESDPALPLAILADDWPRVPLRRRFAQWHGSLAPASVERFRALVAAVDPALAERVTDRRL, encoded by the coding sequence ATGATGTCGACGGCCCTGGGCGGGGAGACGATCGCCGTGCGGCGCGTGTCTCCCGCCCGGCAGGTGCTCACCCTCTTCGGCGACTACTGGTGGCAGGTCCCGGAGGCGCTGCCGACGGGGGCCGCCCTGCGCGCCCTCGGCGATCAGGGCGTCAAGGAGCCCGCTGCCCGGGCCGCCCTCGCGCGGCTCGTCGAGATCGGTCTGCTCTCGACCGAGCGCGAGGGACGGCGCACCTCGCACCGGCTGACGGAACGCGGGGCCGCAGTCATCGACGACGAGGCGCGCTGGCTCGATGCGTTCGGTGTTCGCGAGCCGGAGTGGGACGGCACGTGGACGGTCGTGGCGTTCTCGATCCCCGAGTCGCATCGGGCGCTCCGGCACACGTCGCGTTCTCGCCTGCGGTGGCTCGGCTTCGCGCCGCTGTACGACGGGGTGTGGATCTCGGCGCGAGTGCCGGCCTCCGACGCGCTCGCTCAGCTGACGGAGCTCGGGGTCGCCGACGCGACCGCCATGCGCACCCACCTCGAGCGGTCGGGCGGGGCGAGCCCGCGGTCGGCGTGGAATCTCGACGAGATCCGAGGGCACTACGAGGCGTTCGGCGCCGTGCTCGACGCGAGCGAGACCCCCACGTCGGGGGCCGACGCGCTCGCCCTCCGCTCCCGGCTGATGCTGGGGTGGCAGTCGTTCCGGGAGAGCGATCCCGCGCTCCCGCTCGCGATCCTGGCGGACGACTGGCCGCGGGTGCCGCTTCGACGTCGTTTCGCCCAGTGGCACGGGTCGCTCGCCCCGGCGAGCGTCGAACGGTTCCGCGCGCTCGTGGCGGCGGTCGACCCCGCACTGGCCGAGCGGGTGACCGATCGGCGACTGTGA